The Mycolicibacterium flavescens genome has a segment encoding these proteins:
- the afsR_1 gene encoding putative ATPase codes for MGELPTGTVTLLLADVEGSTRLWETQPEAMRTAVERLDRTLGDAVTAHGGVRPVEQGEGDSFVVAFARAADAVACALTLQGAALAPIKLRIGIHTGDVRLRDEGNYIGPTINRAARLRDLAHGGQTVLSGATEPLVVDQLPADITLYDLGSHPLRDLPRPERVVQLCHPDLPNQFPPLRTAHMSNVPAAENLPVQLSSFIGRKTEIRDIREALETNRMVTLTGAGGAGKTRLAIQVAVEIATDFADGVWYVDLAPITDPDVVPVATARALGLPDQPGQPTTDVVLRFVRDRRMLIVLDNCEHLLDATAEMVIALLGASSTLTLLTTSREPIGVTGEVSWRVPSLSLADEALELFSDRARRTKPDFRISAQNSGTVTEICRRLDGLPLAIELAAARVRALSPDEILDSLHDQFRLLTGGARTSVRRQQTLRASVDWSHALLSEPEQTLFRRLAVFFGGFDLDAAHAVAGDDDAERYQVLDQLTLLVDKSLVVADDTGWGTRYRLLETVRQYAQEKLHESREGDVIRARHRDHYSATAALLDRPPDTDHERRVDWAEAEIDNLRAAFAWSREGGDAERALTLASSLQPLWLTRGRIQEGISWLSTALADADVQSCGASPSRVRASANKAMLLAFLATNDNVREVHQVLELARELGDPAQLARALTACGMFAAGDESARQYFTEAAELAQDLGDSWILGQIRAQEALAAFIGDRSAAVVQHAAEEGLRIATDIGDDFVSRQCRFALAWRELMIGDVRGAIRRLTELVDECSANRDAMFSMYTLVVQSYALAYTGELDRALMTAQQALRHASELFDYYKGAVYTAFAHVHLAAGDAPAAWQAREMARALTGVDTRVASTYAWTPLGPVACGDLDAARRCADEVVTQTTGVGRSLALVARAYVKVAAGELGAAERDVDDALDLAVRLGCHLVVPFALEGLASVAAMSGNHLAGARLLGAADAAFDHMGVVRFKVLDSVVGQAADMLREALGEQGFDTARAEGAALSVDEALAYAQRGRGERKRAGSGWESLTRAELDVVKLVSEGLGNKEVAARLFVSPRTVQAHLTHVYTKLGLTSRVQLAQEAARHR; via the coding sequence ATGGGCGAGCTTCCTACTGGAACGGTCACGCTGCTGCTGGCTGATGTCGAAGGGTCGACTCGGCTGTGGGAGACCCAGCCGGAAGCGATGCGGACTGCCGTCGAGCGTCTCGACCGGACACTGGGCGACGCGGTCACCGCTCATGGCGGCGTACGGCCCGTCGAGCAGGGCGAAGGCGACAGCTTCGTCGTCGCGTTCGCCCGCGCCGCCGATGCGGTGGCCTGCGCCTTGACGTTGCAGGGGGCAGCGCTGGCGCCGATCAAGCTGCGGATCGGGATCCACACTGGCGACGTTCGTCTGCGAGATGAGGGCAACTACATCGGACCGACGATCAACCGCGCCGCCCGGTTGCGTGACCTCGCGCACGGCGGCCAAACCGTGCTCTCGGGTGCGACCGAACCGCTCGTCGTCGACCAACTGCCCGCCGACATCACGCTCTACGATCTCGGTAGTCACCCGCTGCGTGACCTGCCGCGCCCCGAACGGGTTGTACAACTCTGCCACCCCGATCTGCCCAATCAGTTCCCACCGCTGCGCACGGCGCACATGTCGAATGTCCCTGCTGCCGAAAACCTTCCGGTTCAGCTGTCGAGTTTCATCGGACGCAAGACCGAGATCCGTGACATCCGTGAGGCGCTCGAGACCAACCGCATGGTCACGCTGACCGGTGCGGGCGGGGCGGGCAAGACCCGGCTCGCGATACAGGTCGCCGTCGAAATCGCCACCGACTTCGCCGACGGCGTCTGGTACGTCGACCTGGCACCGATCACCGATCCCGACGTGGTGCCCGTGGCGACCGCGCGCGCATTGGGCCTGCCCGACCAGCCCGGGCAGCCGACCACCGACGTGGTGCTGCGGTTCGTTCGCGACCGCCGAATGCTGATCGTGCTCGACAACTGCGAACACCTGCTCGACGCGACCGCTGAAATGGTCATCGCGCTGCTGGGTGCCTCTTCGACCTTGACGTTGCTGACCACGAGTCGCGAACCGATCGGTGTAACGGGCGAGGTGAGCTGGCGGGTCCCCTCGCTGTCGCTGGCCGACGAAGCGCTCGAGCTGTTTTCCGACCGCGCCCGCAGAACCAAACCCGATTTCCGAATCTCGGCGCAGAACTCGGGAACCGTCACCGAGATATGCCGCAGGCTCGACGGGCTTCCGCTCGCGATCGAACTCGCCGCGGCCCGGGTGCGGGCGCTGTCACCCGACGAGATCCTCGACAGCCTGCACGACCAGTTCCGTCTCCTGACGGGTGGAGCGCGTACCTCTGTGCGCCGCCAGCAGACGTTGCGCGCATCGGTGGACTGGTCGCACGCGTTGCTGAGCGAGCCGGAGCAGACGTTGTTCCGAAGGCTGGCAGTGTTTTTCGGCGGCTTCGACCTCGACGCCGCGCACGCCGTCGCCGGCGATGACGACGCTGAGCGCTATCAGGTGCTCGATCAACTCACCCTCCTGGTGGACAAGTCTCTCGTCGTTGCCGACGACACCGGTTGGGGCACCCGCTACCGGCTGCTGGAGACCGTGCGCCAGTACGCCCAGGAGAAACTGCACGAATCACGCGAGGGTGACGTCATACGCGCACGGCACCGCGATCATTACAGTGCGACGGCCGCGCTTCTCGACAGGCCGCCCGATACCGACCACGAACGGCGCGTCGACTGGGCCGAAGCCGAAATCGACAATCTTCGGGCAGCTTTCGCGTGGAGTCGAGAGGGCGGCGATGCCGAGCGAGCGCTCACCTTGGCGTCCTCGCTGCAACCGTTGTGGTTGACGCGCGGCCGCATCCAGGAGGGGATCAGCTGGCTGAGCACCGCGCTCGCCGACGCGGACGTGCAGTCCTGCGGCGCTTCGCCGTCACGAGTGAGGGCGTCTGCGAACAAGGCTATGCTGCTGGCGTTTCTCGCCACCAACGACAATGTGCGCGAGGTGCACCAAGTCCTCGAACTGGCCAGAGAGCTCGGCGATCCCGCACAGCTGGCGCGAGCCTTGACCGCCTGCGGAATGTTCGCCGCCGGCGACGAATCGGCCCGGCAGTACTTCACGGAGGCGGCCGAACTGGCCCAAGACCTGGGTGATTCGTGGATTCTGGGCCAGATCCGGGCGCAGGAGGCGCTGGCCGCCTTCATCGGTGACCGTTCGGCCGCGGTGGTGCAGCACGCCGCCGAGGAGGGTCTTCGAATCGCCACCGACATCGGCGACGATTTCGTCTCACGGCAGTGTCGCTTCGCACTGGCGTGGAGGGAGCTCATGATCGGCGACGTGCGGGGAGCAATCCGGCGGTTGACCGAGCTGGTCGACGAATGTTCGGCCAACCGCGATGCGATGTTCTCGATGTACACGTTGGTGGTGCAGAGCTACGCCCTGGCTTACACAGGCGAGCTGGACCGCGCCCTGATGACCGCGCAGCAGGCCCTCCGTCATGCTTCCGAGCTCTTCGACTACTACAAGGGTGCGGTCTACACCGCGTTTGCTCACGTCCACCTCGCCGCCGGCGACGCGCCAGCGGCGTGGCAGGCGCGCGAAATGGCCCGTGCCCTCACAGGCGTCGATACCCGAGTCGCCTCCACCTATGCCTGGACACCGCTGGGCCCGGTTGCGTGCGGTGACCTCGATGCTGCGCGTCGTTGTGCCGATGAGGTGGTCACGCAGACGACGGGCGTTGGCCGATCGCTTGCGTTGGTTGCCCGGGCATACGTGAAGGTCGCCGCAGGTGAACTCGGGGCGGCGGAGCGCGACGTCGACGACGCGCTCGACCTGGCCGTCCGCCTCGGCTGCCACCTCGTTGTGCCCTTCGCACTGGAGGGCCTCGCCTCCGTCGCAGCCATGAGCGGCAACCATCTTGCGGGCGCGCGGTTGCTCGGCGCTGCGGACGCCGCGTTCGATCACATGGGCGTCGTGCGCTTCAAGGTCCTCGACTCCGTTGTCGGACAGGCGGCGGATATGCTTCGGGAAGCGTTGGGCGAGCAGGGGTTTGATACCGCGCGGGCCGAAGGCGCGGCACTGTCCGTCGACGAAGCGCTCGCCTATGCGCAACGTGGTCGCGGTGAGCGTAAGCGCGCCGGAAGCGGGTGGGAGTCGTTGACCCGGGCCGAACTCGACGTCGTCAAGCTGGTCAGCGAGGGCCTGGGCAACAAGGAGGTCGCCGCGCGGTTGTTCGTCTCACCACGGACCGTGCAGGCCCACCTCACCCACGTGTACACCAAGCTCGGACTGACCTCTCGGGTGCAGCTCGCACAGGAGGCGGCCAGGCACCGCTGA
- the alx_1 gene encoding TerC family integral membrane protein: MNVSTLEWIITLSVTMAILLFDVIVIGRRPHEPSKRETGTALTIYVSLAIAFGIWTWFFHGSQYGVEFFAGWLTEYSLSVDNLFVFLIIMASFNVPRKYQQQALLVGIILALIFRGIFIALGAVAINQFSWVFYIFAAFLIYTAIKLARDTDHEDDGDNVVVRFARNHLSMTDTWDGLKLWVKENGKRLMTPMFLVIVALGTTDLIFALDSIPAIYGLTQEPYLVFTANVFALMGLRQLYFLLGDLLKRLVYLSQGLAFILGFIGVKLLLHALHENEVPFINGGEHVPVPEIPTLLSLGVIIVTLLITTAASLYKTRVHDVKNAANDNSKLDSR; encoded by the coding sequence GTGAACGTTTCCACCCTCGAATGGATCATCACGCTGAGCGTGACGATGGCCATCCTGCTGTTCGACGTCATCGTGATCGGCCGCCGGCCGCACGAACCGTCGAAGCGGGAGACCGGGACCGCGCTGACGATCTACGTCAGCCTGGCGATCGCCTTCGGGATCTGGACCTGGTTCTTCCACGGCAGCCAGTACGGCGTCGAGTTCTTCGCGGGCTGGCTGACCGAGTACAGCTTGTCGGTGGACAACCTGTTCGTCTTCCTGATCATCATGGCCAGCTTCAATGTGCCCAGGAAGTACCAGCAGCAGGCGCTTCTCGTCGGCATCATCCTGGCGCTGATCTTCCGAGGCATTTTCATCGCGCTCGGCGCCGTGGCCATCAACCAGTTCTCGTGGGTCTTCTACATCTTCGCCGCGTTCCTCATCTACACGGCGATCAAACTCGCCCGCGACACCGACCACGAGGACGACGGCGACAACGTCGTGGTCAGGTTCGCCCGCAACCACCTGAGCATGACCGACACGTGGGACGGCCTGAAGCTGTGGGTGAAGGAGAACGGCAAGCGGTTGATGACGCCGATGTTCCTCGTCATCGTGGCGCTGGGCACCACGGACCTGATCTTCGCGCTCGACTCGATCCCCGCCATCTACGGGCTCACCCAGGAGCCGTACCTGGTCTTCACCGCCAACGTCTTCGCGTTGATGGGCCTGCGGCAGCTCTACTTCCTGCTGGGCGACCTGCTCAAACGGCTGGTGTACCTGTCGCAGGGCCTGGCCTTCATCCTGGGGTTCATCGGCGTGAAGCTGCTTCTGCACGCGCTGCACGAGAACGAGGTGCCGTTCATCAACGGCGGTGAGCACGTCCCGGTGCCCGAGATCCCGACCCTGCTGTCGCTGGGCGTGATCATCGTGACGTTGCTCATCACCACCGCGGCGAGCCTCTACAAGACCCGGGTGCACGATGTGAAGAACGCGGCCAACGACAACTCCAAATTGGATTCGCGCTGA